One segment of Clavelina lepadiformis chromosome 2, kaClaLepa1.1, whole genome shotgun sequence DNA contains the following:
- the LOC143446722 gene encoding equilibrative nucleoside transporter 1-like isoform X1, translating to MNHPVGNSANADDYTNVVMQPKDRYYFVYAAFYIIGIGGLLPWNFFITANEYWMYKFRNTSMIPVNMTGDKNTSEDVQYTYLQNLFENTLSICGTVSSLISQFLIILFLERTNEKIRILGSLVCQIIFFIITVALVKVDTTKWQQAFFIVTMILIVALNSGSAVFQSSIFAIVSGMPSKYVQAIMAGQGISGIFASVAMIFAIGFSKNPTNSAFSYFLIATGVLVVTLLCYASLSKNVFYLYHYKLNKNPNKGHGHLLNNNEARDQVFVDENFDDDLEPLLTNAETTQTKTFPPLWSIFKKTFPHCLSLTLIFFVTLACFPSITASTQSMSQKSTWSTLYFSPVCCFLLYNATDWIGRTTAGYWHYPSEKQTSLLVFLVILRVAFMPLFALCNVQPRTRLPVIFNNDAYFIVFMAIFGLSNGHLSTLSMQYGPRLVEKEHTGIVGTLLVFAICVGLTAGAGFSFALRLAI from the exons ATGAACCATCCAGTAGGAAATAGTGCAAACGCAGATGATTATACGAACGTTGTAATGCAGCCTAAGGACag GTACTATTTTGTCTATGCAGCTTTCTACATCATAGGAATCGGTGGTTTGCTTCCttggaatttttttataacagcGAATGAA TATTGGATGTACAAGTTTCGTAACACAAGCATGATTCCTGTTAACATGACCGGGGATAAAAATACTTCCGAAGACGTTCAGTACACTTACCTGCAAAACTTATTTGAAAATACGCTGTCAATTTGTGGAACAGTTTCAAGTCTTATTTCTCAATTtctaattattttatttctagaAAG GACAAATGAAAAGATTCGTATACTGGGATCTCTCGTTtgtcaaattattttcttcatAATCACTGTCGCTTTGGTAAAA GTTGATACAACCAAATGGCAGCAAGCATTTTTCATTGTCACAATGATTCTGATTGTTGCGCTTAATTCCGGTTCAGCTGTGTTTCAATCAAGTATTTTTGCAATTGTGTCGGGCATGCCTTCCAAGTATGTTCAAGCGATTATGGCAGGCCAG GGAATAAGTGGAATATTTGCTTCTGTGGCAATGATATTTGCTATTGGAT TCAGCAAAAATCCCACCAATAGTGCATTTTCTTATTTTCTCATTGCAACAGGCGTTCTTGTGGTAACATTATTGTGCTACGCATCACTGTCAAAAAAT GTGTTCTACTTGTACCATTacaaacttaacaaaaacccAAATAAAG GACACGGGCATCTATTGAACAATAATGAGGCGAGAGATCAAGTATTTGTTGATGAGAATTTTGACGATGATCTTGAGCCTTTGCTTACGAATGCTGAGACAACGCAG ACCAAAACTTTTCCTCCGCTGTGGTCCATTTTCAAGAAGACTTTTCCACATTGCTTATCTCTtactttgatattttttgtcaCATTGGCGTGCTTTCCATCAATAACAGCAAGCACACAGTCAATGTCACAAAAGTCAACTTGGAGCA cgTTATATTTTTCACCGGTATGCTGTTTTCTTCTTTATAATGCAACTGACTGGATTGGACGTACCACGGCAGGATATTGGCATTAT CCATCAGAGAAGCAAACTTCGTTGCTGGTGTTCCTGGTCATATTAAGAGTGGCATTTATGCCGCTTTTTGCTTTGTGCAATGTCCAGCCCCGCACCAGGCTGCCAGTTATATTCAACAACGATGCATATTTCATCGTTTTCATGGCAATCTTTGGTTTGTCCAATGGACATCTTAGCACTTTATCAATGCAATATGGACCAAG gttGGTTGAAAAAGAACACACTGGAATCGTGGGTACTTTGCTGGTATTTGCAATTTGTGTCGGACTTACCGCCGGCGCTGGATTTTCATTTGCTCTCAGACTGGCCATCTAG
- the LOC143446722 gene encoding equilibrative nucleoside transporter 2-like isoform X2, which produces MKTNEKIRILGSLVCQIIFFIITVALVKVDTTKWQQAFFIVTMILIVALNSGSAVFQSSIFAIVSGMPSKYVQAIMAGQGISGIFASVAMIFAIGFSKNPTNSAFSYFLIATGVLVVTLLCYASLSKNVFYLYHYKLNKNPNKGHGHLLNNNEARDQVFVDENFDDDLEPLLTNAETTQTKTFPPLWSIFKKTFPHCLSLTLIFFVTLACFPSITASTQSMSQKSTWSTLYFSPVCCFLLYNATDWIGRTTAGYWHYPSEKQTSLLVFLVILRVAFMPLFALCNVQPRTRLPVIFNNDAYFIVFMAIFGLSNGHLSTLSMQYGPRLVEKEHTGIVGTLLVFAICVGLTAGAGFSFALRLAI; this is translated from the exons ATGAA GACAAATGAAAAGATTCGTATACTGGGATCTCTCGTTtgtcaaattattttcttcatAATCACTGTCGCTTTGGTAAAA GTTGATACAACCAAATGGCAGCAAGCATTTTTCATTGTCACAATGATTCTGATTGTTGCGCTTAATTCCGGTTCAGCTGTGTTTCAATCAAGTATTTTTGCAATTGTGTCGGGCATGCCTTCCAAGTATGTTCAAGCGATTATGGCAGGCCAG GGAATAAGTGGAATATTTGCTTCTGTGGCAATGATATTTGCTATTGGAT TCAGCAAAAATCCCACCAATAGTGCATTTTCTTATTTTCTCATTGCAACAGGCGTTCTTGTGGTAACATTATTGTGCTACGCATCACTGTCAAAAAAT GTGTTCTACTTGTACCATTacaaacttaacaaaaacccAAATAAAG GACACGGGCATCTATTGAACAATAATGAGGCGAGAGATCAAGTATTTGTTGATGAGAATTTTGACGATGATCTTGAGCCTTTGCTTACGAATGCTGAGACAACGCAG ACCAAAACTTTTCCTCCGCTGTGGTCCATTTTCAAGAAGACTTTTCCACATTGCTTATCTCTtactttgatattttttgtcaCATTGGCGTGCTTTCCATCAATAACAGCAAGCACACAGTCAATGTCACAAAAGTCAACTTGGAGCA cgTTATATTTTTCACCGGTATGCTGTTTTCTTCTTTATAATGCAACTGACTGGATTGGACGTACCACGGCAGGATATTGGCATTAT CCATCAGAGAAGCAAACTTCGTTGCTGGTGTTCCTGGTCATATTAAGAGTGGCATTTATGCCGCTTTTTGCTTTGTGCAATGTCCAGCCCCGCACCAGGCTGCCAGTTATATTCAACAACGATGCATATTTCATCGTTTTCATGGCAATCTTTGGTTTGTCCAATGGACATCTTAGCACTTTATCAATGCAATATGGACCAAG gttGGTTGAAAAAGAACACACTGGAATCGTGGGTACTTTGCTGGTATTTGCAATTTGTGTCGGACTTACCGCCGGCGCTGGATTTTCATTTGCTCTCAGACTGGCCATCTAG
- the LOC143446721 gene encoding arylsulfatase-like isoform X1, which produces MAFIKTLLFLSVIIPISLGKKSPNFVLILSDDVGYGDFQCYGHATQERGAVDDLAAEGMRFTQWYAPDSLCSPSRAALLTGRYPIRSGIVGPNRVFWQYARGGLPKSEETLAEGLKRYNYTTGIVGKWHLGINEFVANDGNHLPHHHGFDYVGTLLSFTYHFRCDPTKFKAEERTEKCFLNKGSKLVQQPITSEDLTEKILNDSKSFIKLYSKKPFFLYMSMPQAHSALFASKNFRGNSKRGIYGDSINEMSWAIGELIKLLRELHLDENTLVIFLSDHGPQTEQCHHGGSAGPLRGGKSSTWDGGIKVPAVAWWPGTIKPGSVYRGVLSSMDIFPTFLNLAGGETVTKLDGTSLTDVLTGTHDDAKDPAKHDVLFHYCSDQIMAVRIGPYKLHYYSQYQRDYEGDLCNNGNPYDDKLLYFNCSLSHYHDPPLIFDINQDPGEQFPLDPSKQQDLIERAASLVQKHRQTIIPVPSQLGSHDSNVQPCCNPPLCACNYQADEDDIELSKDEL; this is translated from the exons ATGGCCTTTATTAAAACCTTGCTGTTTCTCTCAGTAATCATTCCAATCAGTCTTGGTAAAAAATCACCAAATTTTGTCCTGATACTATCTGATGACGTGGGCTATGGTGACTTTCAATGCTATGGACACGCAACCCAGGAAAGAGGTGCTGTTGATGATCTTGCGGCGGAAGGGATGCGCTTCACACAATGGTATGCGCCTGATTCTTTGTGTTCGCCGAGTCGTGCTGCACTTTTGACAG GGAGATATCCAATTCGTAGTGGAATTGTCGGTCCAAATCGGGTGTTCTGGCAATATGCTCGTGGTGGTTTGCCAAAATCGGAAGAAACACTTGCGGAAGGGTTGAAAAGATACAACTATACTACAGGAATAGTTGGAAAATGGCATTTAG GGATCAACGAATTTGTAGCTAACGATGGAAATCATCTTCCCCATCATCATGGCTTCGATTATGTTGGGACGCTTCTATCATTCACTTACCACTTTCGTTGTGATCCAACAAAG TTTAAGGCAGAGGAAAgaacagaaaaatgttttctgaacAAAGGCAGCAAGTTGGTTCAGCAGCCTATTACTTCGGAAGATCTCACTGAAAAAATTCTGAATGATTctaaaagttttatcaaactttacagcaagaaACCGTTTTTCCTGTACATGTCTATGCCGCAAGCACATAGTGCTTTGTTCGCTTCGAAGAATTTTCGCGGAAACTCTAAACGAG GAATATATGGCGATAGCATAAACGAAATGTCTTGGGCAATCGGAGAATTGATAAAGCTTTTGCGAGAGCTACACTTGGACGAAAACACGTTGGTTATTTTCTTGTCGGATCATGGACCTCAGACGGAGCAATGTCATCATGGCGGATCAGCGGGACCTTTGCGAG GTGGAAAATCCAGCACATGGGACGGAGGAATAAAGGTCCCGGCCGTGGCCTGGTGGCCGGGCACCATAAAACCAGGCTCGGTGTATCGCGGCGTGCTAAGCTCTATGGACATTTTTCCAACTTTCCTGAACCTTGCGG GAGGAGAGACTGTAACTAAATTGGATGGAACGTCGCTTACTGACGTGCTGACTGGAACGCATGATGACGCCAAAGACCCTGCCAAGCACGATGTGTTATTTCATTACTGCTCCGACCAAATAATGGCTGTTCGAATCGGGCCTTACAAG CTTCACTACTATAGTCAGTATCAGAGAGATTATGAAGGTGACCTATGTAACAATGGCAACCCGTATGACGACAAACTGCTCTACTTTAACTGCAGCTTGTCTCATTACCATGACCCGCCGTTGATTTTCGACATAAATCAGGATCCCGGCGAGCAATTTCCTCTCGATCCTTCTAAGCAACAAGACTTGATCGAAAGAGCCGCATCATTAGTGCAGAAACATAGACAGACTATAATTCCTGTTCCCAGCCAACTTGGTAGCCATGACAGCAATGTGCAGCCCTGCTGTAATCCTCCACTGTGTGCTTGTAATTACCAGGCTGATGAAGATGACATTGAACTAAGTAAAGATGAATTATGA
- the LOC143446721 gene encoding arylsulfatase-like isoform X2: MRFTQWYAPDSLCSPSRAALLTGRYPIRSGIVGPNRVFWQYARGGLPKSEETLAEGLKRYNYTTGIVGKWHLGINEFVANDGNHLPHHHGFDYVGTLLSFTYHFRCDPTKFKAEERTEKCFLNKGSKLVQQPITSEDLTEKILNDSKSFIKLYSKKPFFLYMSMPQAHSALFASKNFRGNSKRGIYGDSINEMSWAIGELIKLLRELHLDENTLVIFLSDHGPQTEQCHHGGSAGPLRGGKSSTWDGGIKVPAVAWWPGTIKPGSVYRGVLSSMDIFPTFLNLAGGETVTKLDGTSLTDVLTGTHDDAKDPAKHDVLFHYCSDQIMAVRIGPYKLHYYSQYQRDYEGDLCNNGNPYDDKLLYFNCSLSHYHDPPLIFDINQDPGEQFPLDPSKQQDLIERAASLVQKHRQTIIPVPSQLGSHDSNVQPCCNPPLCACNYQADEDDIELSKDEL, translated from the exons ATGCGCTTCACACAATGGTATGCGCCTGATTCTTTGTGTTCGCCGAGTCGTGCTGCACTTTTGACAG GGAGATATCCAATTCGTAGTGGAATTGTCGGTCCAAATCGGGTGTTCTGGCAATATGCTCGTGGTGGTTTGCCAAAATCGGAAGAAACACTTGCGGAAGGGTTGAAAAGATACAACTATACTACAGGAATAGTTGGAAAATGGCATTTAG GGATCAACGAATTTGTAGCTAACGATGGAAATCATCTTCCCCATCATCATGGCTTCGATTATGTTGGGACGCTTCTATCATTCACTTACCACTTTCGTTGTGATCCAACAAAG TTTAAGGCAGAGGAAAgaacagaaaaatgttttctgaacAAAGGCAGCAAGTTGGTTCAGCAGCCTATTACTTCGGAAGATCTCACTGAAAAAATTCTGAATGATTctaaaagttttatcaaactttacagcaagaaACCGTTTTTCCTGTACATGTCTATGCCGCAAGCACATAGTGCTTTGTTCGCTTCGAAGAATTTTCGCGGAAACTCTAAACGAG GAATATATGGCGATAGCATAAACGAAATGTCTTGGGCAATCGGAGAATTGATAAAGCTTTTGCGAGAGCTACACTTGGACGAAAACACGTTGGTTATTTTCTTGTCGGATCATGGACCTCAGACGGAGCAATGTCATCATGGCGGATCAGCGGGACCTTTGCGAG GTGGAAAATCCAGCACATGGGACGGAGGAATAAAGGTCCCGGCCGTGGCCTGGTGGCCGGGCACCATAAAACCAGGCTCGGTGTATCGCGGCGTGCTAAGCTCTATGGACATTTTTCCAACTTTCCTGAACCTTGCGG GAGGAGAGACTGTAACTAAATTGGATGGAACGTCGCTTACTGACGTGCTGACTGGAACGCATGATGACGCCAAAGACCCTGCCAAGCACGATGTGTTATTTCATTACTGCTCCGACCAAATAATGGCTGTTCGAATCGGGCCTTACAAG CTTCACTACTATAGTCAGTATCAGAGAGATTATGAAGGTGACCTATGTAACAATGGCAACCCGTATGACGACAAACTGCTCTACTTTAACTGCAGCTTGTCTCATTACCATGACCCGCCGTTGATTTTCGACATAAATCAGGATCCCGGCGAGCAATTTCCTCTCGATCCTTCTAAGCAACAAGACTTGATCGAAAGAGCCGCATCATTAGTGCAGAAACATAGACAGACTATAATTCCTGTTCCCAGCCAACTTGGTAGCCATGACAGCAATGTGCAGCCCTGCTGTAATCCTCCACTGTGTGCTTGTAATTACCAGGCTGATGAAGATGACATTGAACTAAGTAAAGATGAATTATGA
- the LOC143446757 gene encoding uncharacterized protein LOC143446757, with protein sequence MADIVVPNKKLKQARLPFSKIHQNQGEDDESKKDDTHKKYVSNDNDTTADMTAKTSNKTSMSPNRIEVKADVHSSSIQCPEVSTSSIHSDSDHESEEMDCIDLTEENTLDANDAKIFQEKLSSDEGSRIDDAIDAVIARCHKVINDETDLIPVKRKRRSKSPTSMIERNEKDSKASRKFPPKVCSQKTVPDIVVLSPDSADEKPAKMRRSVLDMLNSSGSKSCDTHPGDDAKASEDKENFVNLKQTEQPVSTEFEQKSPEKFADVEIIKKRRRSKSPVEPDAEKDNISCKVADESQDPNPLPSTSTPDKPTRDISQAAKKRRTTLSPSQAVDSKIQNEGEKSSQNSELVVIDVSDAITPCKAAEDDDQLSIDKMSPSSNKKTSPGGSKPRSARKLNPETQKLKEEKEKEREEKKKQREEEKQAREQKKIEEKRKKEEEKLQREEEKKKKKEEQDRIKEEKLQKKQEELERKKAELEAKKVEKEQKEEEKRKEKEKREAEKKAKEDEKLKQLQEKQKLEEEKRKLKQKQASAFKSFFSPPPKAQAVKKNTDKGVGSFVPFQLKNDMHLPPKRRVLLPVDASNLDEVLQDQIVSNSYLEELKHRVRSCRATISKRRNNLLSLSEDGLEVVMVGDAKHAINIRAKLLQFSENVRPPYYGTWKRKSNCLSARNPLRKDMDLFDYEIDSDDEWEEPGEGEDIANSDGEDEVDKDEEDDDGDGFFVPHGYLSDDEGVDRDAEDEGSGDISEQKLKMKQQEFENSFKQKIKILTPITVGCIWEDNRDEFESHHVQMLIKYEAQFFTPTPIDVDGIQLSENGQKSKSESNKANAKSYGVPDEAIPDLIRLLHGNPHSLSRLVPEFQAYWQHKNVENGAISGVDSGQKPCVKKVDFPCSSNALSTQNSPANPQKENPLLVSKITPSISGEAPSSGVSGLIVPTNQQEKGPFWISKTQLNKKIKEIGAYGRKEKMTRACWFVLDSIFEKYSLDPTKFPVPCQWDYLTFTPDVTLLSMCEVTTQPAPAPSATSTPKTSIQKFASKVFAEDLLEKSKMRIDQEKEKLAQQQSASLVSVDKFTTAKIAPEALIEQSSRKIAQEQAARSSSMETGDCDDINVDCLVSQENASFVVPTHAAFKSFFKLDLSVDSKTLENNSTPEEKKSVEDEIIDNIVENMGADPAASTEVGGGVESEKMTID encoded by the exons ATGGCAGATATTGTCgtaccaaataaaaaattgaaacaag CACGACTTCCATTCAGCAAAATTCATCAAAATCAAGGTGAAGACGATGAAAGTAAGAAAGACGACACCCACAAGAAATATGTCTCAAATGACAATGACACAACCGCGGATATGACAGCTAAAACCAGCAACAAAACTTCCATGTC GCCTAACAGAATCGAAGTGAAAGCAGATGTTCATTCTTCATCCATTCAGTGCCCTGAAGTGTCAACATCAAGCATACATTCCGATAGTGACCATGAA TCTGAAGAAATGGATTGCATTGACCTCACGGAAGAAAATACATTGGATGCGAATGATGCAAAA ataTTTCAGGAAAAATTGTCTTCTGATGAAGGTAGCAGAATTGATGATGCCATTGATGCTGTAATTGCAAGATGTCACAAAGTAATTAATGATGAAACAGATTTGATTCCAGTTAAACGGAAACGCAGATCTAAATCACCAACCTCAATGATTGAACGAAATGAAAAAGATTCAAAAGCTAGCAGAAAGTTTCCGCCTAAAGTCTGCAGTCAAAAAACTGTTCCAGACATTGTTGTATTATCGCCTGACAGCGCGGACGAAAAGCCTGCAAAAATGAGGCGATCGGTTTTAGACATGCTAAATTCTTCAGGCTCTAAATCTTGTGACACACATCCTGGTGATGACGCAAAAGCAAGCgaagacaaagaaaattttgtgaacCTGAAACAAACAGAACAACCTGTTTCAACAGAATTTGAACAGAAATCACCGGAAAAATTTGCTGATGTTGAGATTATTAAGAAGAGACGTAGGTCCAAGTCTCCAGTCGAGCCAGATGCGGAAAAAGACAACATTAGTTGCAAAGTTGCAGATGAATCACAAGATCCCAATCCACTGCCCTCTACCTCAACACCTGATAAACCCACAAGAGATATCAGCCAAGCTGCCAAGAAACGGAGGACAACCCTGTCGCCTTCTCAAGCTGTTGATAGCAAGATCCAAAATGAAGGAGAAAAGTCTTCTCAAAACTCTGAACTTGTTGTGATAGATGTGTCCGATGCCATAACTCCATGCAAAGCTGCAGAAGATGATGACCAGTTGAGCATAGACAAGATGTCTCCCTCTTCGAATAAGAAAACTTCCCCGGGTGGCTCA AAGCCACGGAGCGCTCGCAAATTGAATCCGGAGACGCAGAAGCTTAAGGAAGAAAAA GAGAAAGAGAGAGAAGAGAAGAAAAAACAGAGGGAAGAGGAGAAACAAGCTCGGGAGCAGAAGAAAATTGAAGAGAAAcggaaaaaa GAAGAAGAAAAACTTCAACGAGaggaggaaaagaagaagaaaaaagaagagcaggATCGGatcaaagaagaaaaactacaaaagAAGCAGGAGGAACTAGAGAGAAAGAAAGCTGAATTAGA AGCAAAGAAAGTAGAAAAAGAACAAAAGGAGGAAGAAAAAcgtaaagaaaaagaaaaacgtgaAGCTGAAAAGAAAGCGAAAGAAgatgaaaaattaaagcaacttCAAGAAAAGCAGAAGCTCGAAGAGGAGAAA aggaaattaaaacaaaaacaagccTCTGCgttcaaaagttttttctcaCCGCCCCCGAAAGCACAAGCAGTAAAGAAG AACACTGATAAAGGGGTTGGATCTTTTGTTCCATTTCAACTGAAGAACGATATGCATCTTCCTCCAAAAAGAAGAGTTCTGCTTCCTGTGGATGCTTCAAACCTGGATGAAGTTTTACAAGACCAG aTTGTATCGAATTCCTACTTAGAAGAGTTGAAGCACCGAGTTCGTAGTTGCCGGGCGACCATTTCTAAAAGAAGAAATAATTTGCTCAG TCTCTCTGAGGATGGGCTGGAAGTAGTGATGGTCGGTGATGCAAAGCACGCCATCAACATCCGAGCAAAACTTCTCCAGTTTTCGGAAAATGTACGTCCGCCTTATTATGGAAcctggaaaagaaaaagtaatTGTTTGAGCGCAAGAAATCCACTAAGAAAAGACATG GATTTATTCGATTACGAAATCGACTCTGACGACGAGTGGGAAGAACCCGGGGAGGGAGAGGACATCGCCAATAGCGACGGG GAGGATGAGGTGGACAAGGACGAGGAAGATGACGACGGAGATGGATTCTTCGTTCCTCACGGATACCTCTCCGATGATGAGGGAGTGGATCGAGATGCGGAG GACGAAGGAAGCGGTGATATCTCTGAGCAAAAGTTGAAGATGAAACAGCAAGAATTTGAAAATTCTTTCAAAcagaagataaaaattttgacgCCGATTACTGTGGGATGTATCTGGGAGGACAATCGCGATGAATTTGAATCTCACCATGTGCAAATGCTGATAAAATATGAG GCTCAGTTTTTTACGCCGACCCCGATAGACGTTGACGGCATTCAACTTTCTGAAAATGGACAGAAATCAAAATCCGAAAGCAACAAAGCAAATGCTAAATCATACGGAGTGCCAGATGAAG CTATTCCTGATTTAATCCGGTTGCTTCACGGAAATCCTCACAGTTTAAGCCGATTGGTCCCAGAATTCCAGGCTTATTGGCAACACAAGAACGTGGAAAACGGTGCAATATCTG GAGTAGACAGTGGCCAGAAGCCATGTGTGAAGAAGGTTGATTTTCCTTGCTCCAGCAATGCTTTGTCTACTCAAAATTCCCCGGCCAATCCACAGAAGGAAAATCCTCTCTTGGTTTCCAAGATTACCCCATCAATTTCTGGTGAAGCCCCGTCAAGTGGAGTATCGGGGTTAATTGTCCCCACCAATCAACAGGAAAAGGGGCCGTTTTGGATTTCAAAGACACAACTGAAcaagaaaattaaagaaatcGGGGCGTACGGAAGGAAGGAGAAAATGACTCGCGCTTGTTG GTTTGTCCTTGACTCCatctttgaaaaatattcattgGACCCCACCAAGTTCCCTGTGCCGTGCCAATGGGACTATTTAACTTTTACCCCTGACGTCACCCTGCTAAGTATGTGCGAGGTTACAACACAACCTGCCCCTGCACCTAGTGCAACGAGCACCCCAAAAACTTCCATCCAGAAGTTTGCATCTAAGGTCTTCGCTGAAGATTTACTCGAGAAGAGCAAGATGAG AATTGatcaagaaaaagaaaaattggcACAACAACAATCCGCGTCTCTTGTATCGGTTGATAAATTTACTACAGCAAAG ATTGCCCCAGAAGCCTTAATCGAGCAGTCAAGTCGCAAGATAGCCCAGGAGCAAGCTGCCCGCTCGTCATCAATGGAAACTGGTGATTGTGATGACATAAACGTTGATTGTTTGGTTTCTCAAGAGAATGCTTCATTTGTCGTTCCCACCCACGCTGCGTTTAAATCTTTCTTTAAGTTGGATCTATCAGTTGACAGCAAGACATTGGAAAATAATTCGACTCCTGAG GAAAAGAAATCAGTTGAGGATGAAATAATTGATAATATTGTGGAAAATATGGGAGCTGATCCCGCTGCATCCACTGAGGTTGGTGGAGGAGTTGAGAGTGAGAAGATGACGATAGATTAA